CTCCTCCGCGATCTTCGTCTCGCCGCCCGGCTTGGCGGCGGCGGAGGCATGGCCGTCTTCTTCTTCCTGGTCGTTGTCGCCATCGTGCCGCTCGGCATCGGTCCCGAAAAGGGGCTGCTCTCGGCCATAGCGCCCGGCATGCTCTGGGTGGCGCTGCTGCTGGCGGCGCTGTTAACGCTCGACCGGCTCTTCCAGGCCGATTTCGAGGATGGATCGCTCGATCTGCTCTCCACGGGGTCTCTGCCGCTTGAACTTGTGGCGGTCGCGAAGGCGCTCGGACATTGGCTCACCACGGGCCTCCCCCTTGTGGTGGCCGCCCCGCTGCTCGGGCTCCTCCTCAATCTGCCGGCAGACGCCTTTCCCCAGCTTCTTCTTGCAATGCTTGTCGGTACGCCCGCCTTGAGCTTTCTGGGTGCCATAGGCGCCGCGCTGACCGTCGGGATCCGGCGGGGCGGGCTTCTTGCCTCGCTTCTGGTGCTGCCTTTCTATATTCCGGTGCTGATTTTCGGCGTTGGCGCGGCCAGCTCGGCATCCGCGAGTTTCGAGGGCGAGGCGGGGCCCCAGAGCCTGTTGCTTCTGGGCGCGGTCACGCTTGGCAGTTTCGTGCTGGGGCCCGTCGGTGCCGCCGCCGCGCTCCGCGCCCATCTCAGATGAGCCGCGTGAACGGGCTTCCATCCCGGACGCCGTGGCAAAATGCCCGGCCGAGTGGCTTGCCCTTGCCGCGAGTGCCGCGCTAAATGGCGCGCATGAGCAGCCTTTCGGCCACACAGCGGTTCCATGCCTATGCCAATCCGACGCGCTTCATGGCGCTGTCGGGCAAGCTGCTTGCGCCGCTTTGGGTACTGACCGCGCTTTTGATCGCGGCAGGCCTCTGGTTCGCCCTTTTTGCGTCGCCGCCCGATTACCAGCAGAGCGAGACTGTGAGGATCATGTATGTGCATGTGCCTTCAGCCTGGCTCGCGATGTTCGGCTATTCGATCATGGCCGCCGCATCCGCCGTGGCGCTGATCTTCAGGCACCCGCTCGCCGATCTCTGCGCCAAATCGGCGGCTCCGATCGGCGCCTCCTTCACCTTTCTCGCGCTTGTCACCGGCTCGCTCTGGGGACAGCCGATGTGGGGAACGTGGTGGGAGTGGGATGCGCGGCTTACATCCGTTCTGATCCTCTTCTTTCTCTATCTCGGCTATATCGCGCTCTGGGCGACGATAGAAGAACCTGTCCGCGCCGCACGCGCCGCCGCCGTTCTGGCGCTTGTCGGAGCGATCAATATTCCGATCATCCGTTACTCGGTCGTCTGGTGGAATACGCTTCATCAGCCCGCTTCGGTTTTCCGGATGGAAGGGCCCACCATTGCGCCTGCCATGCTGCTGCCGCTGATGCTTATGGCGCTGGGCTTCACTTCTCTCTTCGTGACGTTGCTGCTGGTGCGGATGCGGGCGGAAATTCTTCGCCGGCGCGTCCGTGCGCTGCGCCTCGCCCAGGCCGCTTCCGGAGCGGAGGGCTGATATGGCGGAATTTCTTCATATGGGCGGGTATGCCGCTTTCATCTGGTCCGCCTACGGGATCGCACTTCTCGTAGTCGGTCTACTGATATTCCAGAGCATACGCGACTACCGGGTGCAGCTCCGGCTCGTCGAGGCGCTGGAGCACGAAGCTGGCGGCCGCGTCCGCCGTGCCGCCCGCAAGCCTGGCGATGAGGGCAATCCGTGAACCCGCGTTTCCGTCTCGCCGCTCTCGTCCCCGTCGTTATTTTTCTGGTTCTGGCGGCGTTGTTCTTCACCGCCATTTATCGCGGCGATCCGTCGCGCGTACCATCCGCGCTGATCGGCCGCTATGTGCCGGATTTTGATCTTCGTCCCGTCGAAGGTCTCGATCTGCCCGGCGTGGCAGCAGCCGATTTCGGCAAGGGCGTTCCCGTCATCGTCAATGTCTGGGCATCCTGGTGCGTGCCCTGCAGGGATGAGATGCCGCTTCTTGTTGAACTTCGCCGCATTGCGGGCGTGCCCATGTTCGGGCTCAACTACAAGGACGATCCCGCTGCCGCGCGGCGCTTTCTCACCGAACTCGGCAATCCGTTCGACCGCATCGGACGCGACGATACCGGCCGCGCCGCCATTGAATGGGGCGTTTATGGCGTACCGGAAACCTATGTCGTGGATGGCAATGGCCGTATCGCCTTCAAGCATATCGGTCCGCTGACGCCTGAAGCCGTGGCGGACCAGATATTGCCGGCGCTGCAGACGGCGCGTCATCCCGAAAGATAACGCGCCGCTCAAGCAGTGATGTCAGGCCTTCTTGCGGCGTGCGGCCGGCTTTTTCGCCGCCGTCTTGCGGGCAGGCTTTGCCGCCGCCCGCTTCGCCGGCGCCTTCGGCGCGGCGTCCTCGGTCTTCTGGCTTTCGATGGCGTTGTTCAACTGCGTCAGGCCTTTCATCAGATCGGCCTGCGTGGACTTCGGCAGTACATCGAGCAGCGCCTTCTCGGCTGCCATCGCCTTCGGCATCGCGCCTTTCAGCGCGCGGCGTCCTGCCGCCGTCAGGCGAACGGCGTTGGCGCGCGCGTCTTCCGCCGTGCGGCGGCGGGCAAGAAGGCCGTTCTTGATCATGCGGCTGATCATGTCGGCGAGCGTCGAACGGTCGATGCCCGTGCGGTTCACGAGATCGGTCTGGCTCAGGCCTTCTTCCTCGTCCACCGCGAAGAGTACGATGAACTGGCGCGGCGTCAGCGCGCTGTCGCCCATCTGCTGCACGAACTGATCATAGGCAAATTGTTGTGCGCGGCGCAGCAAATGGCTCAGCGAGCTTTCTAGATCAAAATTTCCGGTTGGCTTTCTGGCTGCCATTTGTTCTGTCCTCTGGATTATTCAGGCACCGTCAGGTGTCCGACACTGGGGGCTTTGTCCTTGCGGACAGTCTCCCGCGAGGGGAGAAATATCTTTGCTCGCGTTCAAGGCGTTTATGTGGCCGTGCCTTGTGCGGCGTTCTATCATCATATGCACCCGCAGACCCTTGTCACGCAAGAGGCCGTGTGCATGAAAAAGAAGAGAAAGCGAGCTTCCATATAGGTCTGTGCGCGGACAGTCGGTGCGCTGGCGGTGTTCCACGCATGTTCTTCAGGAGAATTTTACCCTATGGCATGCTGTGTTGCAGAGGCCGGATGTAGTTCCGTAGGCGGACCAAGGTAAGTAATGACGATTTCAGATAATGGTAAGCATGAGGAACGAATGCCGGAAAAGACGCCGCCGCAAATGCCGAAGCCGCAGGAGCAGGGGGCCGAAGCGGAGCTCGCATTCTCCCGCCGTGTCCCGTCCGGAGACAATCTGGAGCGCGATATCTGCGACCGGTGCGGCTTCATTAATTATGTGAACCCGAGAATTGTGGTCGGCTCGGTGGTTACGCATGACGGAAAGTTCCTGTTGTGCCGCCGCGCAATCGAGCCGCGACGCGGCTATTGGACGCTTCCGGCCGGCTTCATGGAGCAGGGTGAGACCACGGATGAGGGCGCCCGCCGCGAAGCGCGCGAGGAGGCGAATGCGGAGATCGTTCTTCGCGACGTGCTGGCGATCTACAATATTCCGCGAATTGCCCAGGTGCAGATCATGTACAGGGCGGAGCTGAGGGAGCCCTCTTTCTCGGCGGGCGAAGAAACGCTTGAGGCGGGTCTGTTCGAATGGAAAGACATTCCGTGGGAGGAGCTCGCCTTTCCGAGCGTCTATTGGGCGTTAATGCATCACCGGGAAGCCATGGGCAAGGACGCGATCGCACCTTTTACAAATCCGGAGGGTGAAAATGGAAATCTTTTTCCCCGCCGGCCGGCAGGCGTCTGAAGCAGTCTGGCAAATCGGCGGCAGGAGCGTCATTCTTTCGCCATAAGCAGTATCGGGGAGGATCGGGAATGGCGGAAGACAGGACGGCGCGCATGACGCCGGAAGAGCGGCGGGTGATTTTCGCCTCTTCGCTCGGCACGGTGTTCGAGTGGTACGACTTTTATTTGTACGGCTCGCTCGCGGCGATCATCTCCGTGCAGTTTTTCTCCGGCGTCAATCCGACGGCGGGTTTCATCTTCGCGCTGCTTGCTTTTGCCGCCGGCTTTGCGGTCCGTCCCTTCGGCGCCATCGTCTTTGGGCGTCTCGGCGATCTTGTGGGTCGCAAATACACGTTCCTGGTCACCATCCTCATCATGGGCGTGGCGACCTTCATCGTCGGTCTGCTGCCAAATTACGAGACCATCGGCTTTGCCGCGCCGGCTATCCTGATCGCCTTGCGGCTTGCGCAGGGCCTCGCACTTGGCGGCGAATATGGCGGCGCGGCCATCTATGTCGCGGAACATGCGCCTCATGCGAAGCGCGGCGCCTATACGTCATGGATACAGACCACAGCGACGCTTGGTCTCTTCCTTTCGCTTCTCGTCATTCTCGGTTGCCGTCTTTCGATGGACAAGGAGAGCTTCGAGAGCTGGGGCTGGCGTATTCCGTTCCTTCTTTCCATCGTCCTGCTTGGCATTTCCGTCTGGATAAGGCTCCGTCTCAACGAGTCGCCGCTGTTCCAGCGGATGAAGGCGGAAGGGACGCTGTCCAAGGCGCCGCTCACGGAATCCTTCGCGCGCTGGGGTAATCTCAAGATCGTCATCATCGCCCTGGTCGGCCTTACAGCCGGACAAGCCGTCGTCTGGTATACGGGGCAGTTCTATGCGCTCTTCTTCCTGACGCAGGTGCTGAAGGTCGACAGCCAGACAGCGAACATCCTTATCGGCGGTGCGCTGCTTGTCGGCGTTCCCTTCTTCGTAATTTTCGGTGCCTTGTCTGACAGGATCGGGCGCAAGCCGATCATTCTGGCGGGCTGCCTGCTTGCGGCGTTGACCTATTTCCCTCTCTTCTCCGCGCTCACGCACTACGCCAACCCCGCACTGGAAGCCGCGCAGGAGAGGGCACCCGTCGTCGTCGTGGCCGACAGCGCCGCCTGTTCCTTCCAGTTCAATCCGGTCGGTACCTCGGCCTTCACCACGCCCTGCGATGTCGCAAAGAGCGAACTCGCAAAACGTGGCATCCCCTATTCGAATGCGGAGCTCAGAGCAGGGGAGGAAACGCGCATCGAGGTAGGCTCTATCGCCGTTCCATCATTTGACGCCAGCGATGACGCCGGTGGTGAGGCGCGCGCCGCTTTCGCTGCGGCGCTGACGCTTGCCTTGACGGAAGCCGGCTATCCGCTCGCGGCCGATCTCGCCGCCATCAACTATCCGATGGTGGTGCTGATCCTCTTCATCCTCGTTCTCTATGTGACGATGGTCTATGGGCCGATCGCGGCGATGCTGGTCGAGCTTTTCCCGACGCGCATCCGCTATACGTCGATGTCGCTTCCGTATCACATCGGCAATGGCTGGTTCGGCGGCTTCCTGCCGACGGTCTCTTTCGCCATCGTGGCGGCGACGGGAAACCTCTATTCAGGTCTTTGGTATCCGGTCGCCATCGCCGCCATGACCTTTGTCGTGGGGCTCATCTTCGTGCCCGAAACGAAAGACAGGGCGCTGCATCCGGAAGAAGGCTGAGGATCAATCGGCGGTGGAGCCGCGTTCCTCGCTTGCGGGCGCGTGCTTCGTCAGTACCGAAATCTGTGCCAGGCCGAACACCATTGTCAGCGGCATCACGCCGAAAAGCTTGAAGCTTACCCAGAAGTCGGTGGAAAAATTGCGCCAGACGACCTCGTTGACGATGCCGAGAAAGACAAAGAAAAGCCCCCAGCGCACGGTGAGCACCATCCAGCCCTTGTCGGTCAGGTTGAAGGCGCCGTCGAAGAGCTGCTTCATGATCGGCTTGCCCATCACGGCCGCGCCGAGAAGCGCGGTTGCGAAGATGCCGTTCACGATGGTTGGCTTCAGCTTGATGAATTCATCGTCCTGAAGCCAGAGCGTCAGCGCACCGAAGATGATGATGAAGATGCCGGAGACGAGCGGCATCGTCGGCACCTTCCGGAAGCGCGCATAGGAATAGCCGAGCGAAATCACCGTCGCGACCATGAAGCCGCCGGTCGCGTAGAAGATGTTCTGCGCTTCCTCGTTGCCGAAGAACCGGTCGGATTGTGCGTTCAGCAGAAAGAAAACGACAAGCGGCCCGAGCTCGATAGCCATGCGGACCCATTGCGAGGCCGACATGCCGCCATGCGTCTTTTCTGCGTCGGTTCCGGTCATGCTCTTCTTTGCTTCCGCGTGAATTTCGGGATCGGTTTATTTACGCATGGTGTCCGGCAGTGGATCAACTCGCGCCGGTGATGGCCCGGGCGTAGGCTTCGGCGCTGAAAGGCTGGAGGTCGTCGATCCCCTCGCCGACACCGATCATGTGCACGGGGAGGCCGAACTTGCGCGCAATGGCGACCAGAATGCCGCCGCGCGCCGTGCCATCGAGCTTGGTCATCACGAGGCCGGTGATGCCTGCGACCTGGCCGAAAATTTCCACCTGGTTCAGCGCGTTCTGGCCGGTGGTGGCGTCGAGCACGAGCAGCGTCGCATGGGGCGTTTCGGGATCGAGCTTCCGCATCACGCGGATCACCTTTTCCAGTTCGGCCATCAGGTCGGCCTTGTTCTGGAGCCGTCCGGCCGTGTCGATCAGCAACACGTCGGTGCCTTCTTCCTTCGCGCGGGCGAGCGCCTCATAGGCAAGTCCCGCCGCGTCGCCGCCCGTCTTCGTCGCGCAGACCGGCGCGCCGATCCTTGTCCCCCAGACTTTCAATTGTTCGACGGCGGCGGCGCGGAATGTATCGCCCGCGGCGAGCATCACGCTCTTTCCCTCCGCCTTCAGCGTCGCGCCGATCTTGCCGATGGTCGTCGTCTTGCCGGCGCCGTTGACACCCGTCATCAGGATCACGAAGGGCTTCTTCGTGGCGTCGATCTCGAGCGGCTTCTCGACCGGCTTCAGGACCTCGGCAATTTCATCCGCGACGATCTTCCGGATTTCTTCCGGGCTCACTTCCTTGTCGTAGCGATCCTTGCCGACCGCTTCGGCAATGGCGGCCGCTGCATCGAGGCCGAGATCGGCACCGATCAGCAGCTCTTCGAGTTCATCGAGCGTTGCCCGGTCGAGCTTCTTCTTGGTGAAGATGCCGGTGATGCCGCCCGACAGATTTTTGGTCGAGCGGGTCAGCCCCTCCTTCATGCGCTGAAAGAGGGATCTCTTCTTTTCCGCCGCTTCGCTGCCGCCTTCGCTCACGCCGCTCTCAACCCTTCAAAGCTCTGGCCGTCATGCGCGGCAAGGCGAAGAGGCAGGATTTCGCCTGCCGTCGCCGCTTCTGTCACGCGCACCGGCGTGAACTGATGCGTGCGGCCGAGCGTCGGCGTTTCCATCAGCACGGGCCTTGTCGCGCCGAGGCCGCTTTCGAGATGCGCGCGCACGCGCTCCGCGCCCTTCATGCGCAGGCGTTCGGCGCGGGCCTTGCCCATTTCGCGCGAAACCTGTGGCATCTTCGCGGCGGGTGTCCCCGGGCGGGGCGAGAAGGGAAAGACATGCAACCATGTCAGCCCGCATTCGTCGACGAGCCGCATCGTGTTTTCGAACATCTCGTCCGTCTCGGTCGGGAACCCGGCGATGAAATCCGCGCCGAAGATGATGTCGGGGCGAGCCTTGCGCACATCCTCGCAGAAGCGGATCGAGTCCTCGCGCAGGTGGCGGCGCTTCATGCGCTTCAGGATCATGTCGTCGCCCGATTGCAGCGAGAGATGGAGATGCGGCATCAGCCGTTCCTCCTCCGCGATCAGCCGCATCAGCTCGTCATCCGCTTCGATCGAGTCGATCGAAGAAAGCCGCAGCCGTTCGAGTTCCGGCACCAGCTTCAATATGCGCCGTGCGAGATTGCCGAGGCTCGGGCGTCCGGGCAGGTCGCCGCCGTAAGACGTCATGTCGACGCCGGTCAGCACGACTTCGCGGTAGCCGTTACCGACAAGCGTCCTCACCTGATTGACGACTTCGCCGGCCGGCACGCTGCGCGAAGGCCCCCGCCCATAAGGAATGATGCAGAAGGTGCAGCGGTGGTCGCAGCCGTTCTGTACCTGCACGAAGGCGCGCGCGCGTCCTTCGAGGCCGCCGACGAGATGCCCCGCCGTTTCCGTCACCGACATGATGTCGTTTACGCGCACGCGCTCATTGGTGTGGAGCGCCAGTGCGGGCTGCCAGCTTGCTGCCTGCAGCTTTTCCTCATTGCCGATCACGAGATCGACTTCGGTCATTTCGGCAAAGGCATCCGGGTTCACCTGTGCCGCGCAGCCGGTGACGATGATGCGGGCTTGCGGGTTTTCGCGGCGTGCCTTGCGGATCGCCTGTCGCGCCTGGCGCTCGGCTTCCGCCGTCACCGCGCAGGTATTGAACACGATGGCGCCGTCGAGCCCGGCCGCTTCGGCGTGGCCGCGCATGACTTCGGATTCATAGGCATTGAGGCGGCAGCCGAAGGTGACAATTTCCGTTCCCTTCTTCATGCCGCCGCTCCCGTCAGCAGGCGCGGATCGAGCGTGCCTTCATAGTCGAAGGCGACGGGCCCGGTCATCAGCACATGGCCATAGCCGTTCTCGTCGTCCGGCAGCCATTCCACGGTGAGGTCGCCGCCCGGCAGCGTCACGGTGATCTTGCGTTCCGTCTTGCGGCGGCGGATTGCGGCGACGGTTGCCGCGCAGGCGGCGGTGCCGCAGGCGCGCGTCAGCCCTGCGCCTCGCTCCCAGGTGCGGATGCGGATATGGGTCGGCGAGAGAACCTTCGCGACCGAGATGTTCGCGCGTTCGGGAAAGAGCGGGTGATGCTCGAGCATCGGGCCGGAGCGTTCGAGGTCGATCGCGTCGACATCTTCCACGAAGAAGACCGCATGCGGATTGCCGACATTGACGACGCCCGGCGAATGCATGATCGGCGCGCCGAGCGGCCCGATCTCGAGTTCGATGGCGCGGGTATCCTGAAATTCTTCCGATAGCGGGATCTGGTTCCAGTCGAGGCGCGGCGCGCCCATGTCGACGGTGATCTCGTCGCCTTCCGCGCGCGTCGCCACCGTGTCGCCTGCCAGCGTCTCGATGGTGACGGCGTCCTTGCCCGTCTCGTCCAGTATCAGCTTGCCGATGCAGCGCGCGGCGTTGCCGCAGGCTTCCACCGTGCCGCCATCATGGTTGCGGATACCCATGAAGACATCGCCGCCTTGGCGGGCAGGCTCGATGGTGATGAGCTGGTCGCAGCCGATGCCCTTTTCCCGGTCGGCGATAGCGCGCGCGATCGCATCCGTGAGCACAAAGGGCTCACGGCGCAGGTCCAGCACGACAAAGTCGTTGCCGAGCCCGTTCATCTTCAGGAAATGATGCGTCATGCCGGTCATGATGCCGGGATATATGGCGCTTTTCGTCCCCTTATGCCAGTAGATTGGGGAAAAACCGGGAGAGGGAGGGGGCGATGCTGGAGATTTTGGGGATTTTGCTGCTGCTGGCGGCGCTGGCGGCGGCGACCGCGCTTTTCTATTTCCGCCATCTGTTCGACGATCCCGCCGCACGGCGCGTGCCCTCGGTGGCGGGTGCTCTCGGTGCGAGCCGGGTTCTCGCCGTTTTCGCCCATCCGGACGATGAGCAGCTCATCAACGGGCTCCTCACCTCCGCCAAGGCGGAAGGCGCCTATCTCGCCATGGTGACGGCGACGCCGGGCGATGCAGGCACCCAGTCCCCCGTCGTCTGCCGCCAGTCCGAACTCGGCATCATCCGCAAGGCCGAGGCGCTGAAAAACGGCTTTGCGCTCGGCATCGACGAACAGGAAGTCTGGGATTATCCGGATGGCGGTGTGCCGGACATTCCGGTCGACGAGCTTGTGGCCCGGGTCACGGACGCCATGAAGCGGTACCGGCCGGACCTCGTCGTCGCCTTCTGGCCCGCCAGCGGCGCCACCAGCCACAAGGATCACATGAGGATGGGTCTGGTCGCCGAACAGGCCATCGAAAGGCTAAAGGCCGAGGGCGGGCCCTCGCCCCGTTTCGTCGCCTATCCGCTCATCCCCCGGCGCTCGCTGCTGAAGCTCGGCCGCCGGACCGGCAAGTTCGTCGCAGAAAACCAGCCGCTGCCCACCCATTCGACGCCCGGCAATACGGCTTCCAAGATACGTGGCTGGCAGATCCATGCGGCGCAGGCGGATTATGTCGCGAAGGCCTACAAGATGCCGACGCGGCTCCTCTACGCGATCTGGGACAAGGAATTTTACGCCGTGCGCGACCTGGAGACCGGCCAATGGAAAAATTGATCCCGCTCGCGGCGGAAGTCGCGGAACTGCTCAAAAAGCGCGGCGAAACGCTGGCACTGTCGGAATCGTCCATGGGCGGGCTCGTCTCGGCGGCGCTGGTCGCGCAGCCGGGCGCCTCGGCCTTCTATCTGGGGTCCACCATCATCTATACGCGCGGTGCGGCCAAGGCGCTTTACGACCTGAAGGGCCCGCCCGCGCCGGATGTGAAGCCCTTGACCGAGCCTTATGTGGCGGCGATGGCCGATGTCGTGCGCGGCAAGCTCGGCTCCACCTGGGCACTGGCGGAAATGGGCGCTTCCGGCCCTTCAGGTTCGCCCTATGGCCCCGGGCCCGGCACGGCGGTCATAGGCCTTGCAGGGCCGCACCCCGCCTCGATCACGGTCAGTACCGGCTCCGCCGACCGCGCCGCCAATATGCGCGCCTTCGGCGAGGCGGCGCTCAAATTGTTGCTGAAATCATTGACTTGAAGCCTCTCCGCCCCTAGGTTCCGCCCACGATTTTCGGGACATTGTTGCGCCCCGACCCGCCCGAGGCATTGAGCCCGGGTCAACTTCCGCCGGCGATATTCGCTCGCGGAAGCGTTTTTGCTTTGCGTTACAAGGACTTGGACTTCACGTGTTCGAAAACCTGACAGGCCGCCTCGGCGACGTTCTTTCCAAGCTCAAGGGCCGCGGCGCCCTGAGCGAGAAGGACGTGGACGAGGCCATGCGCGAAGTGCGCCGGGCGCTGCTCGAGGCCGACGTCGCGCTGCCTGTCGCCAAATCCTTCATCGACAAGGTGCGGGCGCGCGCCATCGGGCATGAGGTCCTGAAGTCGGTCACGCCCGGCCAGCAGGTCATCAAGATCGTCCATGACGAACTGGTGGAAATGCTGGGCGGTGCCGAGGCCGATACGTCGATCTCGCTTCGCGCCGCCGCCCCTGTCGTCATCATGATGGTGGGCCTGCAGGGTTCGGGCAAAACCACCTCGACGGCGAAGATCGCCAAGCGCATGACCACGCGCGACAAGCGCCGCATCATGATGGCGTCGCTCGACACGCGCCGTCCCGCCGCGCAGGAACAGTTGAAGATTCTCGGCGAGCAGGCCGGCGTCGCGACGCTGCCGATCGTTGCCGGTCAGCAGCCGGTGCAGATCGCGAAGCGCGCGGTCGAGGCTGCCCGTCTCGGCGGCTTCGATGTGCTGATGCTCGACACGGCGGGCCGTATCCATATCGACGAAGACCTGATGGCGGAAGTCGCGCAGGTGCGCGATGCCGCCAATCCGCACGAGACGCTGCTCGTCGCAGACAGCCTGACCGGCCAGGATGCCGTCAATGTCGCCGAGCAGTTCAATGCCCGCATCGGCGTCACCGGCATCGTGCTGACGCGCGTCGATGGCGACGGACGCGGCGGCGCCGCGCTTTCGATGCGTGCGGTCACGGGCGTGCCGATCAAGCTTCTCGGCACCGGCGAAAAAATGGACGCGCTGGAGGATTTCCGCGCCGACCGTGTCGCCGGACGCATCCTCGGCATGGGCGACGTCGTCAGCCTTGTCGAGAAAGCCGCCGAAACCATCGACGCCGACAAGGCGAACAAGATGGCCGAGCGCATGCGCAAAGGCCAGTTCGACCTCGATGACATGGCCGAGCAGCTCGCGCAGATGGGCCGCATGGGCGGCATGAAGGGCGTTCTCGGCCTCCTGCCCGGCGTCGGCAAGGCGCAGATGCAGGCCGCGCAGGCGCATATGGACGACAAGGTGGTGAAGCGCCAGGGCGCGATCATTTCCTCGATGACGAAGGAAGAGCGCCGCAACCCGAAAGTGCTGAATGCAAGCCGCAAGAAGCGCATCGCGCGCGGCTCCGGCACCGAGGTTCAGGAAATCAACCGCCTGCTGAAGATGCATCGCCAGATGGCGGACATGATGAAGGCGATGGGCCGCCAGAAGGGCGGCATGTTGAGCAAGCTTTTCGGCGGCGGCGCGCCGGAGATGCCGCCAGAGATGGCGGCGGATCCGAAGGCGCTGCAGAAAATGCTGCCGCCCGGCGGGCTTCCGCGCGGGCTCGGCGGCGGATTGCCCGGCCTGCCGGGTTCCGGTTTCGGGGGCGGTCTGCCGGGTTTGCCCGGCCTGCCGTCCGGCAAGAAAAAGAAATGAACCCTGCCTGCGGGCATGGTTCGCATACGGATTAACTGGTTTGCCGGCATCTCGCCGGATCACTTGAAAGGTAAGACAAGATGGCTCTGAAAATCCGGCTCGCTCGTGGCGGCGCCAAGAAGCGGCCCTTCTACCGCGTCGTGATCGCTGATACGCGTTCGCCCCGCGACGGCCGCTTCATCGAGAAGATCGGCACGTTCAATCCGCTCCTGCCGAAGGACAATGCGGAACGCATCAAGGTAGATATCGAACGCGCGAAGCATTGGCTCTCCGTCGGCGCGCTGCCGACCGACCGTGTTGCCCGCTTCCTCGACGATGCCGGCGTCTACACGCGCAAGGCGCGCAGCAACCCGGAAAAGTCGAAGCCGAAGGCGAAGGCGCAGGAGCGTCTCGAAGCCGCTCGCATGGCGGAAGAAGAAGCCGCCGCAGCCGCGAAGGCCGCTGCCGAGGCGCCCGCCGAGGAAGCGCCCGCTGCCGAGGCTCCTGCCGAAGAGGCGCAGGCGTAATTTCGCTTGCGCATCGCGCCGATGGCCCCCACGCCGGATAGAGACGGGCAGGATAAGAAAGTCTGTCTTGGCGTCGTCACCGGCGCGCATGGCGTGCGCGGACTTGTCCGCGTGAAGCCCTATACCGAGATGCCGGAAGGCGTCGCGGCTTATGGGCCGGTCGAGACGAAGGATGGCGCGACCTCCTTTGCGATTTCGCTGAAGGGGATGGCGAAGGATCTCGTCATCTGCAAGCTCGAAGGGGTGGACGACCGCGACGTGGCGGCCGCGCTCAGGGGTACGGAGCTTTACGTGCCCCGCGAGCGCCTGCCCCGGGCGAGCGGCGATGAGGAGGG
Above is a window of Parvibaculum lavamentivorans DS-1 DNA encoding:
- the ccmB gene encoding heme exporter protein CcmB, whose amino-acid sequence is MMRAFFALLLRDLRLAARLGGGGGMAVFFFLVVVAIVPLGIGPEKGLLSAIAPGMLWVALLLAALLTLDRLFQADFEDGSLDLLSTGSLPLELVAVAKALGHWLTTGLPLVVAAPLLGLLLNLPADAFPQLLLAMLVGTPALSFLGAIGAALTVGIRRGGLLASLLVLPFYIPVLIFGVGAASSASASFEGEAGPQSLLLLGAVTLGSFVLGPVGAAAALRAHLR
- a CDS encoding heme ABC transporter permease produces the protein MARMSSLSATQRFHAYANPTRFMALSGKLLAPLWVLTALLIAAGLWFALFASPPDYQQSETVRIMYVHVPSAWLAMFGYSIMAAASAVALIFRHPLADLCAKSAAPIGASFTFLALVTGSLWGQPMWGTWWEWDARLTSVLILFFLYLGYIALWATIEEPVRAARAAAVLALVGAINIPIIRYSVVWWNTLHQPASVFRMEGPTIAPAMLLPLMLMALGFTSLFVTLLLVRMRAEILRRRVRALRLAQAASGAEG
- the ccmD gene encoding heme exporter protein CcmD translates to MAEFLHMGGYAAFIWSAYGIALLVVGLLIFQSIRDYRVQLRLVEALEHEAGGRVRRAARKPGDEGNP
- a CDS encoding DsbE family thiol:disulfide interchange protein, giving the protein MNPRFRLAALVPVVIFLVLAALFFTAIYRGDPSRVPSALIGRYVPDFDLRPVEGLDLPGVAAADFGKGVPVIVNVWASWCVPCRDEMPLLVELRRIAGVPMFGLNYKDDPAAARRFLTELGNPFDRIGRDDTGRAAIEWGVYGVPETYVVDGNGRIAFKHIGPLTPEAVADQILPALQTARHPER
- a CDS encoding MarR family winged helix-turn-helix transcriptional regulator; translation: MAARKPTGNFDLESSLSHLLRRAQQFAYDQFVQQMGDSALTPRQFIVLFAVDEEEGLSQTDLVNRTGIDRSTLADMISRMIKNGLLARRRTAEDARANAVRLTAAGRRALKGAMPKAMAAEKALLDVLPKSTQADLMKGLTQLNNAIESQKTEDAAPKAPAKRAAAKPARKTAAKKPAARRKKA
- a CDS encoding NUDIX hydrolase, with the protein product MPEKTPPQMPKPQEQGAEAELAFSRRVPSGDNLERDICDRCGFINYVNPRIVVGSVVTHDGKFLLCRRAIEPRRGYWTLPAGFMEQGETTDEGARREAREEANAEIVLRDVLAIYNIPRIAQVQIMYRAELREPSFSAGEETLEAGLFEWKDIPWEELAFPSVYWALMHHREAMGKDAIAPFTNPEGENGNLFPRRPAGV
- a CDS encoding MFS transporter; this translates as MAEDRTARMTPEERRVIFASSLGTVFEWYDFYLYGSLAAIISVQFFSGVNPTAGFIFALLAFAAGFAVRPFGAIVFGRLGDLVGRKYTFLVTILIMGVATFIVGLLPNYETIGFAAPAILIALRLAQGLALGGEYGGAAIYVAEHAPHAKRGAYTSWIQTTATLGLFLSLLVILGCRLSMDKESFESWGWRIPFLLSIVLLGISVWIRLRLNESPLFQRMKAEGTLSKAPLTESFARWGNLKIVIIALVGLTAGQAVVWYTGQFYALFFLTQVLKVDSQTANILIGGALLVGVPFFVIFGALSDRIGRKPIILAGCLLAALTYFPLFSALTHYANPALEAAQERAPVVVVADSAACSFQFNPVGTSAFTTPCDVAKSELAKRGIPYSNAELRAGEETRIEVGSIAVPSFDASDDAGGEARAAFAAALTLALTEAGYPLAADLAAINYPMVVLILFILVLYVTMVYGPIAAMLVELFPTRIRYTSMSLPYHIGNGWFGGFLPTVSFAIVAATGNLYSGLWYPVAIAAMTFVVGLIFVPETKDRALHPEEG
- a CDS encoding septation protein A, with the translated sequence MTGTDAEKTHGGMSASQWVRMAIELGPLVVFFLLNAQSDRFFGNEEAQNIFYATGGFMVATVISLGYSYARFRKVPTMPLVSGIFIIIFGALTLWLQDDEFIKLKPTIVNGIFATALLGAAVMGKPIMKQLFDGAFNLTDKGWMVLTVRWGLFFVFLGIVNEVVWRNFSTDFWVSFKLFGVMPLTMVFGLAQISVLTKHAPASEERGSTAD
- the mtaB gene encoding tRNA (N(6)-L-threonylcarbamoyladenosine(37)-C(2))-methylthiotransferase MtaB, with translation MKKGTEIVTFGCRLNAYESEVMRGHAEAAGLDGAIVFNTCAVTAEAERQARQAIRKARRENPQARIIVTGCAAQVNPDAFAEMTEVDLVIGNEEKLQAASWQPALALHTNERVRVNDIMSVTETAGHLVGGLEGRARAFVQVQNGCDHRCTFCIIPYGRGPSRSVPAGEVVNQVRTLVGNGYREVVLTGVDMTSYGGDLPGRPSLGNLARRILKLVPELERLRLSSIDSIEADDELMRLIAEEERLMPHLHLSLQSGDDMILKRMKRRHLREDSIRFCEDVRKARPDIIFGADFIAGFPTETDEMFENTMRLVDECGLTWLHVFPFSPRPGTPAAKMPQVSREMGKARAERLRMKGAERVRAHLESGLGATRPVLMETPTLGRTHQFTPVRVTEAATAGEILPLRLAAHDGQSFEGLRAA